Proteins encoded together in one Rossellomorea sp. y25 window:
- a CDS encoding kinase-associated lipoprotein B yields MKNIQIGDYVTAFYKTGKYIGEVTGERPGAYVVKILSVLKHPRQGDLHNPQEVDVPLFHERKALAHREQANMPEKMVKPFDGNIVDYNESLVAAYLTLKNELEADSSPHAQKSLETLQSIQREYELMYSLTF; encoded by the coding sequence ATGAAAAACATACAAATTGGTGATTATGTCACAGCTTTTTATAAAACCGGGAAGTATATCGGCGAGGTGACCGGAGAGCGGCCAGGTGCCTATGTGGTGAAGATTCTCTCAGTGTTAAAACACCCTCGACAAGGGGACCTGCATAATCCTCAGGAGGTGGATGTTCCACTGTTTCACGAGAGAAAAGCCCTTGCCCACCGTGAGCAGGCAAACATGCCGGAGAAAATGGTCAAGCCCTTTGATGGGAACATAGTAGACTATAATGAATCATTAGTGGCTGCCTACCTTACTCTTAAAAATGAGCTGGAAGCAGATTCTTCCCCTCACGCCCAAAAGAGCCTGGAAACACTCCAGTCCATTCAGAGAGAATATGAATTGATGTACAGTCTGACATTTTAA
- the kapD gene encoding 3'-5' exonuclease KapD, translating to MAKADQLVFIDFEFSMPERHRVPKGFYPEIIEAGVVVVQNGKVSDTFSSYVKPTAFPKLTNRCKRFLSINQQEVDTGISFHCLIDYFNGLNARGVEKVVTWGNMDMKVLRDNCSQTDIPFPFQAQFVDLSMEYKRFFGDQNQTGLWKAVQEYGREGVGKHHKALDDALTTHHIYNLVEKDKKYLDKAEPTTIGDRIDLSKFYNQLA from the coding sequence GTGGCGAAAGCGGATCAGCTTGTGTTCATAGATTTTGAGTTTTCTATGCCGGAACGACATAGAGTCCCCAAAGGTTTTTATCCAGAGATTATCGAAGCTGGTGTAGTGGTGGTTCAGAATGGGAAAGTGTCAGATACGTTTTCATCTTATGTGAAACCGACTGCGTTTCCCAAACTAACCAATCGCTGTAAACGGTTCTTATCGATCAATCAGCAAGAAGTCGATACGGGAATATCGTTTCATTGCTTGATCGACTATTTTAACGGTTTAAATGCAAGGGGAGTCGAGAAGGTAGTAACGTGGGGAAACATGGATATGAAGGTACTGAGGGATAATTGTTCCCAGACTGATATTCCATTTCCTTTCCAAGCTCAATTCGTCGACTTGTCCATGGAATATAAACGCTTCTTTGGTGATCAAAACCAAACGGGGCTATGGAAAGCAGTTCAGGAATACGGTAGAGAAGGAGTCGGAAAACATCATAAAGCATTAGATGATGCCCTCACCACCCACCATATCTACAATCTGGTCGAAAAAGACAAAAAATACCTCGATAAAGCTGAACCCACAACCATAGGGGACAGAATCGACCTCTCCAAATTTTACAATCAGCTTGCATGA
- a CDS encoding MFS transporter, whose amino-acid sequence MSIKKKNLTIMLLANFLVAASATMVLPFLSLYIETFGTYSEEYVQRWSGFVFGVTFLTAFFISPLWGRIGDRFGYKPILLITGYGIAASIFLMGFMDSVWGLFLLRMVMGAVTGFIPTSMALISAQTPKEEAGRTLGTLQMGTVSGGLFGPVIGGILADNVGFSYTFIFTSIAIAVAATVVLIGINEQRSKEQQNQRNQYSSKEVLHHIFSHKLLVTVLLLSFLIQVANFSIQPLLALYVDELTSSTNLAFLAGIAFSATGFGNLLATRRWGQLGDDIGYEKVLSILLVLASIFIVPQALAVELWQLVLFRFLFGIAIGGMIPCVTAYIRQEAPISMQGEVLGYNQSFRFLGNVVGPAFGGVVSGYIGISSVFYVTGALFLGAFGLLWWSIRHSETTSHVKDY is encoded by the coding sequence ATTTCAATCAAAAAAAAGAATTTAACGATTATGCTTTTGGCCAATTTCCTGGTAGCGGCAAGCGCGACAATGGTCTTGCCGTTTTTATCCCTTTATATCGAAACCTTTGGTACGTACAGTGAAGAATATGTACAGCGCTGGTCAGGGTTTGTGTTTGGGGTTACATTTTTAACGGCTTTCTTTATTTCTCCATTATGGGGACGGATCGGAGACCGTTTCGGGTATAAGCCGATCCTCCTTATTACAGGGTACGGAATCGCTGCGTCCATTTTTCTAATGGGCTTTATGGATTCGGTGTGGGGACTCTTTCTGCTTCGAATGGTCATGGGGGCTGTGACAGGCTTCATCCCTACCTCAATGGCCCTTATTTCCGCCCAGACCCCCAAGGAAGAAGCAGGTCGCACATTGGGGACCTTGCAAATGGGAACCGTGTCAGGAGGGTTATTCGGTCCGGTGATTGGTGGGATCCTCGCCGATAATGTGGGCTTTTCCTACACGTTTATTTTCACCTCCATTGCCATTGCCGTAGCAGCAACTGTTGTATTAATAGGCATTAATGAGCAACGGAGCAAAGAGCAACAGAATCAACGAAACCAGTATTCAAGTAAAGAAGTGCTTCACCATATTTTCAGTCACAAATTATTAGTGACGGTTCTATTACTGTCATTCCTTATCCAGGTTGCGAATTTTAGCATCCAGCCTCTTCTCGCCCTTTATGTAGACGAACTTACCTCTTCTACGAATCTGGCATTTCTGGCGGGAATTGCTTTCTCTGCTACCGGATTTGGTAATTTACTCGCGACCAGACGGTGGGGTCAGCTTGGTGATGATATTGGTTATGAAAAAGTTTTATCGATTCTCCTTGTTCTGGCATCTATTTTCATCGTGCCTCAAGCACTTGCTGTTGAACTTTGGCAACTCGTCCTGTTCCGTTTCTTGTTTGGGATCGCGATTGGCGGGATGATTCCTTGTGTGACGGCTTATATCCGTCAGGAAGCCCCTATAAGCATGCAAGGGGAAGTGCTTGGATACAATCAAAGCTTTCGTTTTCTTGGAAACGTGGTTGGACCTGCTTTCGGAGGGGTTGTGTCAGGATATATTGGTATTTCTTCCGTTTTTTATGTAACAGGTGCTTTATTCTTGGGCGCGTTTGGATTACTATGGTGGAGTATACGTCATTCTGAAACAACCAGCCATGTGAAAGATTACTAG
- a CDS encoding transglycosylase domain-containing protein produces MRVFAGYITVISFMLIFFTTLFFTTDELNKVQSFQKELELAVSVDTIDLNRTSLLLDQNGHVFSEVNRPYRLYVSDEQIPPFMEEILVASEDQNFYEHVGFDAGAILRAVVKNLVFTHIQQGGSTITQQLARNLYLGQEKTYNRKLTELFYAHEIEKSLSKDEILELYLNVIYFSNGVYGIETASQYYFQKSVTELNQAEMAFIASIPNNPGKYDPIDHFDQTKVRQERLLDILVATSKLSKEQAEKLKKVPISLNVRKKKDLYPDYAFYVENELKELISMHEGYKLELENAESPEEKERIAQKLEERFQEVISSGVRIQTALNPALQQKSVQALNDNLQKELQGATITIDNKTRNIVALSGGREYQKYNFHHAFQAFRQPGSAIKPLLVYGPYIEKYQASITDKVNANRYCIGDYCPINYGGVQPGNVTLKQSLAQSYNSSALRLLERVGIEEAFKSLSAFSFKKVSNEDKTFASSVGGFTYGMSPLELTDAYTSFIDGNYQESHAIIHVKDNNGKILYKWKNDQKKVWSADTTSKIRKMLGEAATSGTGRTAYVSKPYVGIKTGTTNNYHDYWVMGLTDTFTTGVWVGHDIPRNMSQIEQQRPSHKIWKRIME; encoded by the coding sequence ATGAGAGTTTTCGCAGGTTATATAACGGTTATTAGTTTTATGCTCATATTTTTTACCACATTATTTTTTACGACGGATGAATTAAACAAAGTACAAAGCTTTCAAAAGGAACTGGAACTCGCTGTAAGTGTAGATACCATAGACCTTAATCGGACGAGCTTACTCCTCGACCAAAACGGGCATGTCTTTTCAGAGGTGAACCGTCCCTATCGTTTATATGTTTCGGATGAACAGATTCCTCCCTTTATGGAGGAAATTCTAGTCGCGTCAGAGGATCAGAACTTTTATGAACACGTTGGATTTGATGCCGGAGCGATTCTTCGAGCTGTTGTGAAAAATTTAGTGTTTACCCACATTCAACAGGGTGGGAGCACGATTACACAGCAGCTCGCAAGAAATTTATATCTAGGTCAGGAAAAAACGTACAATCGTAAATTGACCGAGTTATTTTATGCCCATGAAATTGAAAAATCATTATCAAAAGATGAAATTTTAGAGCTTTATCTGAATGTCATTTACTTCAGTAATGGTGTTTATGGGATTGAAACTGCGTCACAGTACTACTTTCAGAAGAGTGTAACGGAACTCAATCAGGCAGAGATGGCGTTCATTGCATCGATTCCCAATAACCCGGGAAAATATGATCCCATCGATCATTTCGATCAAACGAAAGTTCGTCAGGAGCGCCTCCTGGATATTCTAGTGGCTACGTCCAAGCTTTCTAAAGAACAGGCGGAAAAACTAAAAAAAGTTCCGATTAGTTTAAACGTTCGTAAGAAAAAAGACTTATACCCTGACTACGCTTTTTACGTTGAAAACGAATTAAAAGAACTGATCTCCATGCACGAGGGGTACAAATTGGAATTAGAAAATGCAGAATCTCCTGAAGAAAAGGAAAGGATCGCTCAGAAGCTTGAGGAACGTTTTCAGGAAGTGATTTCCTCAGGTGTCCGGATTCAAACTGCTTTAAATCCAGCTCTTCAACAAAAAAGTGTTCAAGCCTTAAATGATAATTTACAGAAAGAGCTACAGGGAGCCACTATCACCATCGACAACAAGACAAGGAACATTGTGGCCTTGTCCGGCGGCAGGGAGTATCAGAAATACAATTTTCATCATGCATTTCAAGCCTTCAGGCAACCAGGATCAGCGATAAAACCACTTCTTGTATATGGGCCATATATTGAGAAATACCAGGCTTCCATTACAGATAAAGTGAATGCGAACCGGTACTGCATCGGTGATTATTGCCCTATAAACTATGGAGGGGTTCAGCCTGGTAACGTGACGTTAAAACAATCGCTGGCGCAATCCTATAACAGTTCGGCACTTCGATTGCTGGAAAGAGTCGGAATAGAGGAAGCCTTTAAATCCCTATCTGCTTTTTCATTTAAAAAGGTCTCAAACGAGGACAAAACGTTTGCTTCATCGGTTGGAGGATTCACTTATGGAATGAGCCCTTTGGAATTAACCGATGCCTATACATCTTTTATTGATGGGAATTACCAGGAGAGTCATGCCATTATTCACGTGAAAGACAATAACGGTAAGATTCTTTATAAATGGAAGAATGATCAGAAGAAGGTATGGTCCGCAGATACAACATCCAAAATAAGAAAAATGCTGGGCGAAGCAGCTACTTCGGGAACCGGAAGGACAGCTTACGTTTCAAAACCTTATGTGGGAATCAAAACCGGAACCACCAATAACTATCATGACTACTGGGTGATGGGATTAACAGACACCTTCACTACTGGAGTATGGGTCGGGCACGACATCCCCCGGAACATGAGTCAGATCGAGCAACAGCGGCCAAGTCATAAGATTTGGAAAAGAATCATGGAATAA
- a CDS encoding DUF5366 family protein, giving the protein MKNTYLTSYLPLFSILLFSLTFSVYGVEVFVDIFKKIGVYPGMREFLSDMQLKLAILILLMVAFFMVFAALKLIAETINGVSMLFFSMDSNGLLYNRVRTGSMIYFIGGLVSVLSLKSFLGLLIIFTLSSIVYFIYFVYKISPSLSKMGIIGVVSLQVFSWSSLFLTIFFVFLKLYNGVMASLPVMSKVKF; this is encoded by the coding sequence TTGAAAAATACATACTTAACAAGTTACTTGCCTCTTTTTTCTATATTATTATTTAGCCTTACGTTTTCCGTATATGGTGTGGAAGTGTTTGTAGACATCTTCAAGAAAATTGGTGTCTATCCCGGAATGAGGGAGTTTTTATCGGATATGCAATTAAAGCTCGCCATTTTGATTTTGTTAATGGTTGCTTTTTTTATGGTGTTTGCTGCCTTGAAGCTGATAGCGGAGACGATCAATGGTGTATCCATGCTGTTTTTCTCCATGGATTCGAATGGTTTATTGTATAACCGCGTTCGAACAGGCTCGATGATTTACTTTATCGGTGGCCTCGTGTCTGTCCTGAGTCTGAAATCCTTCCTGGGACTTTTGATCATATTTACTTTAAGCTCCATCGTGTATTTTATTTATTTTGTTTATAAAATAAGTCCATCCCTCTCGAAAATGGGAATCATCGGAGTCGTCAGTTTACAGGTGTTCTCGTGGTCATCCTTATTCTTAACGATATTCTTTGTTTTTTTGAAATTATACAACGGGGTGATGGCGAGTTTGCCAGTGATGTCGAAGGTGAAATTTTAG
- a CDS encoding Na+/H+ antiporter subunit A: protein MTLLHWAIVSPFLFAILIPFLYKAFRNVHTGWFVLLLPVALFTYFFQFISITKNGDTVKETLEWMPSFGINFIAYVDGLGLLFSLLITGIGSLVVLYSIYYLDKKKEQLHNFYVYLMMFMGAMLGVVLSDNLIVLYMFWEFTSISSFLLIGYWYHRERSRYGAQKSMLITVFGGLSMLGGFLLLYLMGGTFSIRELVMQADQLMTEALFLPALLLVLLGAFTKSAQFPFHIWLPDAMEAPTPVSAYLHSATMVKAGIYLVARMSPVFAESSVWLWLVGGFGIFTLFWGSFNAVKQTDLKGILAFSTVSQLGLIMSLLGVGAAALHYSQLEDNIYMVATLAAVFHLINHATFKGSLFMVVGIIDHETGTRDIRKLGGLMNFMPITFTIAIIGAFSMAGLPPFNGFLSKEMFFTGMVRVLEMDIFNLDTLGMIFPILAWVGSVFTFIYSMILVFKTFTGEHQPEKLEKKPHEAPLGMLIPPIILASLVIIFGFFPNILSERIIAPAVAAITPSLIQEGHAVETHISFWHGFTPELFMTFGVILFGILLYLLLPKWRKVYSWIPDRFTLNSFYDGGLIGTERGAYNFTKGYMTGFIRTYLVYIFSFLIAVLLFSLWFKGAFAINTDDLAPIGVYEVAIALLLIISSVTILFAKSRLTSIISLGAAGYTVSLFFVLFRAPDLALTQLVIETVSVALFLLCFYHLPPLSRHEERMRFKLGNALIAIGVGVVVTLFAISAYSTKLYDSISSYYIENVYEEAGGKNMVNVILVDFRGFDTLFEICVLAIAALGIFSMIKLRLTRGKEG, encoded by the coding sequence ATGACTTTGTTACATTGGGCTATTGTATCGCCTTTTTTATTTGCCATACTCATTCCATTCCTTTATAAGGCATTTCGGAATGTACATACCGGTTGGTTCGTATTACTGCTGCCAGTCGCTTTATTTACTTACTTTTTTCAATTCATCTCCATTACCAAAAATGGAGACACCGTCAAGGAAACCTTGGAGTGGATGCCCTCCTTCGGGATCAACTTCATCGCCTATGTTGACGGCCTTGGATTACTTTTCTCCCTTCTCATCACAGGGATTGGTTCACTGGTTGTCCTGTACTCGATTTATTACTTAGATAAGAAGAAAGAACAACTACATAACTTTTATGTGTATCTAATGATGTTTATGGGAGCGATGTTGGGAGTTGTCCTTTCTGATAACCTAATCGTTCTTTATATGTTCTGGGAGTTCACTTCCATCTCCTCATTCTTATTAATCGGTTACTGGTATCATCGTGAACGTTCGAGATACGGTGCTCAGAAATCCATGCTCATTACCGTATTTGGTGGACTGAGCATGCTAGGAGGATTTTTACTTCTCTATCTTATGGGTGGGACCTTCAGCATCAGGGAATTAGTCATGCAAGCAGATCAGCTCATGACTGAAGCACTGTTCCTTCCAGCATTATTGCTTGTCCTATTAGGCGCATTCACGAAGTCCGCTCAATTCCCGTTCCACATTTGGTTACCTGATGCCATGGAGGCACCGACACCGGTCAGTGCTTACCTGCACTCTGCCACAATGGTCAAAGCCGGTATTTATCTTGTTGCCCGCATGAGCCCGGTATTTGCAGAATCAAGTGTATGGCTGTGGCTTGTGGGCGGATTCGGTATCTTTACACTATTCTGGGGTTCCTTTAATGCGGTGAAACAAACGGATCTTAAAGGAATACTTGCATTTTCAACCGTCAGTCAACTTGGTCTTATCATGTCTTTATTGGGAGTCGGAGCAGCGGCTCTTCACTATAGTCAATTGGAAGATAATATTTATATGGTGGCTACCCTTGCAGCCGTCTTCCATTTAATTAACCATGCGACCTTTAAGGGAAGCTTGTTCATGGTTGTCGGTATCATTGACCATGAAACAGGCACGAGGGATATTCGTAAGCTTGGTGGGTTGATGAACTTTATGCCGATCACTTTCACCATTGCGATTATCGGAGCCTTCTCCATGGCTGGACTTCCTCCATTTAATGGATTCTTAAGTAAAGAGATGTTCTTTACAGGAATGGTAAGGGTCCTTGAAATGGATATTTTCAACTTGGATACACTGGGCATGATTTTCCCAATCCTTGCTTGGGTAGGCAGTGTGTTCACATTTATTTACAGCATGATTCTTGTGTTTAAAACCTTCACAGGTGAACACCAACCGGAGAAACTTGAAAAGAAGCCACATGAAGCTCCACTTGGAATGTTGATTCCACCAATCATTTTGGCTTCACTTGTGATTATTTTTGGTTTCTTTCCAAATATCCTGTCAGAACGAATCATCGCTCCGGCAGTGGCTGCCATTACTCCCAGCCTGATTCAGGAAGGACATGCTGTCGAAACTCATATTTCATTCTGGCATGGATTTACGCCTGAACTGTTTATGACGTTCGGGGTCATTCTATTTGGAATCCTGTTATATCTCCTCCTTCCAAAATGGAGAAAAGTGTACTCATGGATCCCTGATCGTTTCACATTGAATTCATTTTATGATGGTGGATTAATCGGAACCGAACGCGGAGCTTACAACTTTACAAAAGGTTATATGACAGGTTTTATCCGTACGTATCTTGTATATATATTCTCTTTCTTAATTGCCGTATTACTGTTTAGTTTGTGGTTTAAAGGAGCATTTGCGATCAATACGGATGATTTGGCTCCGATTGGGGTCTATGAGGTGGCCATAGCGCTTTTACTTATTATCAGCTCGGTTACCATCTTGTTTGCAAAGTCTCGATTAACGTCCATCATTTCGCTGGGGGCTGCCGGATATACGGTTTCTTTATTCTTTGTATTATTCCGCGCTCCGGACCTTGCTCTGACACAGCTTGTAATCGAGACCGTGTCCGTTGCTCTATTCTTACTTTGCTTCTATCACCTGCCTCCATTAAGCAGGCATGAAGAACGAATGAGATTTAAGCTTGGAAATGCATTGATTGCCATTGGAGTCGGGGTGGTCGTTACCTTATTTGCGATTTCTGCTTACAGCACTAAGCTTTATGACTCAATTTCAAGCTATTACATCGAGAATGTGTATGAAGAAGCCGGCGGTAAGAACATGGTCAACGTCATACTCGTTGACTTCCGTGGATTTGATACATTATTTGAAATTTGTGTGTTGGCGATAGCCGCACTTGGTATTTTCTCCATGATTAAATTGCGTCTGACAAGGGGGAAAGAAGGATGA
- a CDS encoding Na(+)/H(+) antiporter subunit B has translation MKTKTNDVILQTVTNVVAFIIILFSLRLFFAGHYTPGGGFIGGLMTSAAIVLLLLAYDIKTVATILPVDYKILTAIGLLLAVATSAGALLFDVPFLTHAYDYFHLPLLGKTSLHTAVLFDTGVYLVVIGVTMTIIQTIGVSE, from the coding sequence ATGAAAACAAAAACGAATGACGTCATCTTACAAACCGTAACGAACGTTGTCGCATTCATCATTATCCTGTTTTCTCTGAGACTTTTCTTCGCCGGGCACTATACCCCGGGTGGAGGCTTTATTGGAGGCTTGATGACTTCGGCTGCGATTGTATTACTGTTGTTGGCGTATGATATCAAAACAGTAGCTACTATCCTGCCAGTGGATTATAAAATCCTTACTGCGATTGGTTTACTTCTGGCTGTGGCGACTTCTGCGGGGGCACTTCTGTTTGATGTTCCTTTCCTGACTCATGCGTACGATTATTTCCATCTTCCATTGTTAGGAAAGACATCCCTGCATACAGCCGTTTTATTTGATACAGGAGTGTATCTGGTTGTGATCGGTGTCACGATGACCATTATTCAAACGATTGGGGTGAGCGAATAA
- a CDS encoding Na(+)/H(+) antiporter subunit C: MEILMAIVVGILITIAVYLMLSKSLLRIIIGTALLSHGAHLLLLSISGLKGGAAPLLGEHAKSYVDPLPQALILTAIVISFGVTAFFLVLAYRAYQELGTDNMDQMRGNEGND; encoded by the coding sequence ATGGAAATATTAATGGCCATTGTTGTCGGAATCCTTATTACCATCGCCGTGTACTTAATGTTATCCAAAAGCTTGCTCCGAATCATTATTGGAACAGCATTGTTGAGTCACGGTGCACATCTTTTACTTCTTTCCATTAGTGGTCTAAAAGGAGGAGCTGCACCTCTTCTTGGAGAACACGCAAAATCTTATGTCGATCCGTTACCACAAGCATTGATTTTAACAGCGATTGTTATTAGCTTTGGAGTGACAGCTTTCTTCCTTGTTCTTGCTTATCGGGCATATCAAGAGCTTGGAACGGATAATATGGATCAGATGAGAGGTAACGAAGGAAATGACTAA
- a CDS encoding Na+/H+ antiporter subunit D, with product MTNLLILPILIPLFTAIILMFISKYVKLQRGISSLSTLATIAASLVLINTIYNDGIQTINLGSWVAPFGITLVSDMLSALLVTTTSIITLVVLLYSFKSIGADRERFYYYPVVQFLLVGVNGAFTTGDIFNLFVFFEVMLMSSYVLLVLGGTKAQLREGIKYILVNVISSALFVIAVAYLYSVVGTLNMADISRKIADVNQPGILTAIAIMFLLVFGLKGAIFPLYFWLPGSYYAPPTPVLALFGALLTKVGVYSILRTYTLFFYHDIGYTHEILSMLAILTIVLGCIGAIAYWDVKKIIIYNIIIAVGVILFGVSTMNPEALEGAIYYLVHDMFIKAALFLLVGVMIAITGTTNLKKMGGLIKEYPWLGWTFLVAAFSLAGIPPLSGFIGKLLILRGSFAAEAYVGAGVVLASSLLVLYSVIKIFLNGIWGNPKEYKGVSKGHARYLWMTSAILVVLAVCYGFGAEAIRPLFSQAAEVLVNPNLYIDAVLKE from the coding sequence ATGACTAACTTATTAATACTACCCATTTTAATCCCGTTATTTACGGCGATTATCTTAATGTTTATCAGCAAATATGTGAAACTACAACGCGGGATTTCAAGCCTATCGACTCTGGCTACCATTGCAGCATCCCTTGTACTCATCAACACCATCTACAATGATGGAATACAAACGATTAACTTAGGAAGCTGGGTGGCTCCTTTTGGGATTACACTCGTTTCTGACATGCTCTCTGCTTTATTGGTGACGACGACAAGCATCATCACATTGGTTGTGCTACTTTACTCCTTCAAATCGATAGGAGCCGACAGAGAACGATTCTACTACTACCCTGTTGTTCAATTCCTATTGGTGGGAGTGAACGGGGCATTTACAACCGGGGATATCTTTAACCTCTTCGTCTTTTTCGAAGTAATGCTGATGAGTTCGTATGTTCTGCTCGTTCTTGGCGGGACAAAGGCTCAGTTGCGTGAAGGAATTAAATACATCCTTGTCAATGTCATCTCCTCTGCTTTATTCGTTATTGCCGTGGCGTACTTGTATTCCGTAGTGGGGACACTGAATATGGCAGATATTTCGAGAAAGATTGCTGATGTGAATCAGCCGGGAATTCTTACAGCGATCGCCATCATGTTTCTCTTAGTCTTCGGACTTAAGGGTGCGATCTTCCCTCTTTACTTTTGGTTACCAGGCTCATACTACGCTCCACCAACACCGGTGCTTGCTTTATTCGGAGCCTTGCTAACAAAGGTAGGGGTTTATTCGATTTTACGAACGTACACATTATTCTTCTACCATGATATCGGGTATACACATGAAATCCTGAGCATGTTAGCCATCCTGACAATCGTGCTTGGCTGTATCGGCGCCATCGCGTATTGGGATGTTAAGAAAATCATTATCTACAACATCATCATTGCAGTTGGTGTGATATTGTTCGGGGTGTCGACCATGAACCCTGAAGCATTAGAAGGAGCCATTTACTATCTAGTTCATGACATGTTCATTAAAGCCGCCCTCTTCCTCCTTGTCGGGGTGATGATCGCGATAACGGGAACGACTAACCTTAAGAAGATGGGAGGTCTCATCAAGGAGTACCCGTGGCTCGGCTGGACATTCCTGGTCGCTGCATTCTCCTTGGCAGGTATCCCTCCTTTGAGTGGATTTATTGGAAAACTATTAATTCTGAGAGGAAGCTTTGCTGCAGAAGCCTATGTAGGTGCAGGAGTGGTTCTCGCCTCAAGTCTCTTAGTACTGTATTCTGTTATTAAAATCTTCCTGAACGGTATATGGGGTAATCCGAAAGAATACAAAGGAGTTTCAAAAGGACACGCTCGTTACTTATGGATGACCTCAGCGATTCTCGTTGTGTTAGCTGTATGTTACGGCTTTGGTGCCGAAGCGATCCGTCCTTTATTCTCACAAGCAGCGGAAGTACTGGTGAATCCGAATCTCTATATAGACGCAGTGTTAAAGGAGTAA
- a CDS encoding Na+/H+ antiporter subunit E: MAFQILLNFFMAFVWMFLSVSFTSQSFIIGYLLGLLVIFAFRRFFSSRFYLLRVTAVINLLFLFLKELILANISVLKTILRPKLDFQPGIFALPTDLKTDWEITLLANLITLTPGTLVMDVSYDNKILYVHAIDIPDVDQAIDEIKNSFEKAIMEVSR, translated from the coding sequence ATGGCTTTTCAAATTTTATTAAACTTTTTCATGGCCTTTGTCTGGATGTTTCTTTCGGTATCCTTTACTTCTCAGTCATTCATAATTGGCTATTTGCTAGGATTGCTTGTGATTTTTGCATTCAGAAGGTTTTTCAGCTCACGGTTTTATTTATTGCGCGTGACTGCCGTGATCAACTTATTGTTCTTGTTCTTAAAAGAACTTATCCTTGCTAACATCTCGGTCTTAAAAACGATTCTAAGACCCAAGCTTGATTTCCAACCGGGAATCTTTGCTTTACCGACTGATTTAAAAACAGATTGGGAGATTACCTTATTAGCTAATCTCATTACCTTAACACCCGGGACCCTCGTGATGGATGTATCGTATGATAATAAGATCCTTTATGTCCATGCCATCGATATCCCGGATGTGGATCAAGCCATTGATGAGATAAAAAATTCCTTTGAAAAAGCCATTATGGAGGTGAGCCGCTAA
- a CDS encoding Na(+)/H(+) antiporter subunit F1: MLHTIFQITLLCVSLSMLGLVYRVVKGPTTPDRVVALDAIGINLIAIIALVSIMLDTYAFLEVILLLGILAFLGTVAFSKFLEKGEIIERERDH, encoded by the coding sequence ATGTTACACACGATTTTTCAAATCACACTGCTATGCGTCTCCCTATCCATGCTGGGACTTGTATACAGGGTTGTGAAAGGGCCAACCACTCCCGACCGTGTGGTAGCCCTGGATGCAATCGGTATTAATCTGATTGCCATCATCGCCCTCGTATCCATTATGCTCGATACTTACGCCTTTCTGGAAGTTATTCTCCTTCTTGGGATTCTGGCTTTCTTAGGAACCGTTGCCTTTTCAAAGTTCTTAGAGAAAGGGGAGATCATCGAACGTGAGCGAGATCATTAG
- the mnhG gene encoding monovalent cation/H(+) antiporter subunit G: MSEIIRFFIGFFLVVGGFLSLVTAFGLLRLPDVYTRNHAASKSATLGVMSILLATFLYFYLEHGHFNSRLILTIVFIFVTAPVAGHLISRAAYNSGVKLWDKSVRDDLKNKKEYDRQNNQ; this comes from the coding sequence GTGAGCGAGATCATTAGATTTTTCATCGGATTCTTTTTAGTAGTAGGAGGGTTTCTCAGCCTGGTCACTGCCTTTGGTTTGCTGAGGCTCCCCGATGTATATACGAGAAATCATGCGGCTTCTAAAAGTGCGACACTGGGCGTGATGTCGATTCTTTTGGCAACATTCCTTTACTTTTATTTGGAGCATGGACACTTTAATTCGAGACTGATTCTGACAATCGTCTTCATCTTTGTGACGGCACCGGTTGCTGGACACCTCATCTCAAGAGCTGCTTATAATTCCGGGGTTAAGCTCTGGGACAAAAGTGTTCGGGATGACCTGAAAAATAAAAAAGAATACGATCGTCAAAACAATCAGTAA